The Henckelia pumila isolate YLH828 chromosome 2, ASM3356847v2, whole genome shotgun sequence genome includes a window with the following:
- the LOC140879415 gene encoding COBRA-like protein 4 produces MKLYLWAILLLVNFWQAESFDPLDPFGNITIKWDVISWTADGYVAVVTMNNFQIYRHIMSPGWILTWSWAKKEVIWSMVGAQATEQGDCSKFKGNTPHCCKRTPTIVDLLPGVPYNQQIANCCKGGVVSSWGQDPSLSVSSFQVSVGLSGTSNKTVKLPKNFTLLGPGPGYTCGPAKIVPSTVFLTPDGRRKTQALMTWNVTCTYSQLLVSKHPSCCVSLSSFYNETIVPCQTCSCGCQNKKDCIMSDSHKLKMAGINTPRKDNKPLLQCTHHMCPIRVHWHVKTNYRDYWRVKIAITNFNYKMNYTQWTLVAQHPNLNNVTQVFSFDYKPIVPYQSINDTGMFYGMKFYNDLLMEAGPLGNVQTEVLLKKDKDTFTFKQGWGFPRKIYFNGDECQLPPPDAYPTLPNSAHKNLVTFLKIAGSMIWVFLVIGP; encoded by the exons ATGAAGCTCTACTTATGGGCAATCTTGTTACTAGTGAACTTTTGGCAAGCAG AGTCATTTGATCCATTGGATCCATTTGGGAACATTACAATCAAATGGGATGTGATATCATGGACAGCGGATGGATATGTG GCAGTTGTGACAATGAACAACTTCCAAATTTATCGCCACATAATGAGCCCCGGATGGATCTTAACGTGGAGTTGGGCTAAGAAAGAAGTGATTTGGTCGATGGTGGGTGCACAAGCAACCGAGCAAGGAGATTGCTCCAAATTCAAAGGAAATACGCCTCATTGCTGTAAAAGAACACCCACAATAGTAGATTTACTGCCTGGTGTGCCTTACAATCAGCAAATTGCTAATTGTTGCAAAGGTGGTGTTGTTTCGTCATGGGGCCAAGACCCGTCCCTCTCGGTTTCTTCCTTCCAAGTTAGCGTCGGCCTGTCCGGAACATCCAATAAGACCGTAAAACTCCCCAAGAATTTCACGTTGCTCGGGCCGGGACCAGGCTACACTTGTGGACCTGCAAAGATTGTGCCTTCAACCGTGTTCTTAACACCCGATGGAAGGCGAAAAACTCAAGCATTGA TGACATGGAACGTGACGTGCACATACTCACAACTATTGGTGTCCAAACATCCAAGCTGTTGTGTTTCCTTGTCATCTTTTTACAATGAAACCATCGTCCCTTGCCAAACTTGTTCTTGTGGTTGCCAAAACAAAAAAGATTGCATCAT GAGCGATTCACACAAGCTAAAAATGGCGGGAATCAACACTCCGAGGAAGGATAACAAGCCATTGCTACAATGTACACATCACATGTGCCCCATACGCGTGCACTGGCACGTAAAAACCAACTACAGAGATTATTGGCGCGTTAAGATTGCCATCACAAATTTTAACTACAAGATGAACTACACACAGTGGACGCTTGTTGCGCAACATCCTAATCTAAACAACGTCACCCAAGTATTTAGCTTTGATTACAAGCCCATTGTTCCATACCAGTCTATAA ATGATACAGGTATGTTTTATGGGATGAAGTTTTATAATGATCTGCTGATGGAGGCTGGACCCTTGGGAAATGTTCAAACTGAAgtacttttaaagaaggataaagatACATTTACCTTCAAGCAAGGTTGGGGATTCCCAAGGAAGATTTATTTCAATGGCGATGAATGTCAGCTTCCCCCACCTGATGCATATCCCACTTTACCCAACTCCGCACATAAAAATCTTGTGACATTTCTAAAGATTGCAGGTTCCATGATTTGGGTCTTTTTAGTTATTGGACCGTGA
- the LOC140883063 gene encoding protein SPIRAL1-like 1: MGRGVSSGGGQSSLGYLFGDGGAPAPKPATNTVEAPPPNQAPVSAQAVPEKVPSADKQIPAGIPGRQTNNYLRADGQNTGNFLTDRPSTKVQAAPGGGSSLGYLFGGSSK; encoded by the exons ATGGGTCGAGGAGTTAGCAGTGGTGGGGGTCAGAGTTCTTTGGGGTACCTTTTTGGAGATGGTGGTGCCCCTGCCCCAAAGCCTGCCACAAACACTGTGGAAGCTCCTCCTCCGAATCAGGCTCCAGTGTCTGCTCAGGCGGTACCAGAGAAGGTTCCTTCTGCTGATAAGCAAATTCCAGCTGGCATCCCCGGAAGGCAAACAAACAACTATCTCCGAGCCGATGGCCAAAACACTGGCAACTTCCTCACA GACCGACCATCTACTAAAGTCCAGGCTGCCCCAGGTGGTGGATCTTCCCTTGGATACCTTTTTGGAGGCAGCTCCAAATAA